A segment of the Nocardia higoensis genome:
CGGCGGCATCCTGGCTGTCGAAGACGCGGAACCAGGCGTCGAGGATGCGCGGTTCGTAGAGTCCGAGTACGCCGAAGATCTCGCGGGCGAATTCGAACGGCGCGGTGCCCGACGCGGTCACCAGAATGCCCGCGTCGTCGGTGACGGCGGGCTGGGCGATGTAGAGCTCGCTACCCGCGTAACCGCTGTAGGCGAGGAATTCGGGCGCGTTGCTGGTGTGCTTCCTGGTGTCGAGCAGGCCGGCGGCCGCCAGACCGAAGGTGGCGCCGCAGATCGCGGCGACCGGTGTGCCCGCGGCGAGGAACTGCCCCGCGGCGTCGGCGAAGGCGGCGAGTTCGCCGGTGACCCAGGTGTCGGCCCCGGGAAGGATCAGCATCGCGCCGCGGCCGGGGCCGATCTCGTCCAGTGCGAGGTCGGGCACGATCCGAGATCCGCCTTTGGTCCTGATCGGGTCGCGGGTCGGCCCGACCGTCACCACCTCGTAGCGCCCCGGCTCCAGTTGGCCCGAGGGATCGTTGATGTGCGCGGTGGCGGCGCCGATCTCCCAGTCGGCGAGGGTGTCGTAGACGGCGGCGTACACGGGAATCGGGGACATGCGGTTTCCTTCCGGAGGGTTGACAGTATGTTGTCATTGTTGACAGTGTGCTGTCAATAGTTGATCTCCCGTCCGTCGCCTCCGGTTGTCGCGCCACGTGTGGCCCGGCGCGAGGCGGCGACGAGGTGGACCCGGGCGCGATCGGCGCCGCTCACTAAGCTCTGGAGGTATGGCCGAACCTGCTCCGTCCACCGTCTACATCGCCTCCCCCGAGGGAGAGACCGGGAAATCGACGGTCGCCCTCGGCGTATTGCAGATGCTCTGCGCGACCACCGCGCGGGTGGGAGTGTTCCGGCCGATCACGCGCTCGACCACCGAACTCGATCACATCCTGGAACTGCTGCTCGAGCACAGCACCGCCGACATCGACTACACGCAGGCCATCGGCGTCACCTACGAGCAGGTGCACGCCGACCCGGACGCCGCGATCAGCGAGATCGTCGAGCGCTTCCACGACGTCGCCGCCGTCTGCGACGCGGTGGTGGTGGTCGGCAGCGACTACACCGAGGTCGCCAGTCCCAGCGAGCTGCGGTTCAACGCCAGGATCGCGGTGAACCTGGGCGCGCCGGTGCTGCTGGTGGTGCGCGGCGCCGACCGCACGCCCACCGAGATCAAGCATCTGGTCGAGGTGTGCCTGAGTGAGTTGCGCACCGAGCACGCGGGCGCCCCGGTCGCGGTCGTCGCCAATCGGTGCGACCCCGAGCAGATCTCCGAAGTGCTCTCGGCCCTGACGGCATTCGACATGCCCTCCTGGGCGTTGCCCGAGGTGCCGTTGCTGATGGCGCCGACCATGGCCGAGCTCTGCGAGGCTGTCGACGGGCAGATGTACAGCGGCGATCCGGAACTGCTGCAGCGCGAGGCGTTGAAGATCATGGTCGGCGGCATGACGGCCGAGCACATCCTGGAACGGCTGGTCGACGGTGTGGTCGTGGTCGCGCCCGCGGATCGCTCCGATGTGCTGCTGAGCGTGGTGAACGCGCACGAGGCGGTCAGCTTCCCCTCGCTGTCGGGCATCATCATGAACGGCGGCCTGCTACCGCATCCGGCCATCGCCCGGCTGATGGAGGGCTTGAAACCCCGGCTGCCGATCCTCACCACCGCGCTGGGCACCTACGACACCGCCAGTGCCGCCTACCGCGCCAGGGGCAAGATGTCGGCGGGCAACCCGCGCAAGGTCAACACCGCGCTGGCGCTGATGGAACAGCACGTCGACGCGCCGGAACTGCTCAGCCGCATCCGCGTCGAGCACAGCGACGTGGTGACCCCGCAGATGTTCGAATACCAGCTCCTCGAACGCGCCAGGGCCGACCGCAAGCGCATCGTGCTCCCCGAGGGCGACGACGACCGGATCCTGCGCGCCGCGGGCCGGGTGCTGCAACGCAAGATCGCCGACCTGGTGATCCTGGGCGACGAGACCGCCGTGCGTGCCCGCGCCGCCGAACTCGGCGTCGACATCGGCGAGGCCGAGGTTCTCGATCCGCGCACCTCCGAGTACCTGGACAAGTTCGCCGCGACCTACACCGAGCTGCGCAAGCACAAGGGCATGACACTGGACAGGGCGCGCGAAAAAGTGTGCGACATCTCCTATTTCGGCACGATGATGGTGCACGAGGGCATCGCCGACGGCATGGTCTCCGGCGCCGCGCACACCACCGCGCACACCATCCGCCCGTCCTTCGAGATCATCAAGACGGTGCCCGGCGTGGACACCGTGTCGAGCGTGTTCCTCATGTGCCTGGCCGATCGCGTGCTCGCCTACGGCGACTGCGCGGTGGTGCCCGACCCGAGTGCCGAACAGCTCGCCGACATCGCGATCTCTTCGGCGGCCACGGCCGCCCGGTTCGGCATCGAGCCCAGGGTGGCGATGCTGTCGTACTCCACCGGTGAATCCGGCAGCGGCGCGGACGTGGACAAGGTGCGGTCGGCGACCCGCCTGGTGCGTGAGCGCGCGCCGGAGCTGCTGGTGGAGGGCCCGATTCAGTACGACGCGGCCATCGAGCCGACCGTGGCCGATGCCAAACTGCCCGACTCCGAGGTCGCGGGCCGCGCGACGGTGTTCATCTTCCCCGACCTCAACACCGGCAACAATACCTACAAAGCGGTGCAGCGCAGCGCGGGCGCGGTCGCGATCGGCCCGGTGCTGCAGGGCCTGAACAAGCCGGTCAACGATCTCTCGCGCGGTGCGCTGGTGGCCGACATCGTCAACACCATCGCCATCACCGCCATCCAGGCGCAGGGCTGAGCGAGAGACACGGAGAGGTGAGTGGAACGGGCGTGGCTGTGACAGCGTGTGAGAACCACGTGCTGGTGATCAATTGCGGTTCGTCGTCGATCAAATATCAGCTGCTCGAACCGGACTCGGGCGAGGTGGCGGCCTCGGGCCTGGTCGAGCGCATCGGTGAGGACGACAGCGCCATCGAACACCGATGCGGTGAACGCGTGCTGGAACGCCGCGGGCGCATCCCCGACCACCGGGCAGGGTTACGGCAGGTCTTCGAACTGTTCGACGAGACCGGGTTCGATCTGGCCGGGGCGGGAC
Coding sequences within it:
- a CDS encoding DJ-1/PfpI family protein → MSPIPVYAAVYDTLADWEIGAATAHINDPSGQLEPGRYEVVTVGPTRDPIRTKGGSRIVPDLALDEIGPGRGAMLILPGADTWVTGELAAFADAAGQFLAAGTPVAAICGATFGLAAAGLLDTRKHTSNAPEFLAYSGYAGSELYIAQPAVTDDAGILVTASGTAPFEFAREIFGVLGLYEPRILDAWFRVFDSQDAAAYAELEAYEAARA
- the pta gene encoding phosphate acetyltransferase, coding for MAEPAPSTVYIASPEGETGKSTVALGVLQMLCATTARVGVFRPITRSTTELDHILELLLEHSTADIDYTQAIGVTYEQVHADPDAAISEIVERFHDVAAVCDAVVVVGSDYTEVASPSELRFNARIAVNLGAPVLLVVRGADRTPTEIKHLVEVCLSELRTEHAGAPVAVVANRCDPEQISEVLSALTAFDMPSWALPEVPLLMAPTMAELCEAVDGQMYSGDPELLQREALKIMVGGMTAEHILERLVDGVVVVAPADRSDVLLSVVNAHEAVSFPSLSGIIMNGGLLPHPAIARLMEGLKPRLPILTTALGTYDTASAAYRARGKMSAGNPRKVNTALALMEQHVDAPELLSRIRVEHSDVVTPQMFEYQLLERARADRKRIVLPEGDDDRILRAAGRVLQRKIADLVILGDETAVRARAAELGVDIGEAEVLDPRTSEYLDKFAATYTELRKHKGMTLDRAREKVCDISYFGTMMVHEGIADGMVSGAAHTTAHTIRPSFEIIKTVPGVDTVSSVFLMCLADRVLAYGDCAVVPDPSAEQLADIAISSAATAARFGIEPRVAMLSYSTGESGSGADVDKVRSATRLVRERAPELLVEGPIQYDAAIEPTVADAKLPDSEVAGRATVFIFPDLNTGNNTYKAVQRSAGAVAIGPVLQGLNKPVNDLSRGALVADIVNTIAITAIQAQG